Proteins from one Gossypium raimondii isolate GPD5lz chromosome 8, ASM2569854v1, whole genome shotgun sequence genomic window:
- the LOC105791655 gene encoding probable tRNA N6-adenosine threonylcarbamoyltransferase, mitochondrial yields the protein MVSSLLALPSTFSRLNLVQKSSIFIPFTFKALSLLKFHKQPRLRPFNYPLLHFPSSLNSPEAHFSTSRRPVSSKSFDDDLVVLGIETSCDDTAAAIVRGNGEILSQVVSSQADLLARYGGVAPKMAEEAHSQVIDQVVQDALDKASLTERELSAVAVTIGPGLSLCLRVGVQKARRVAGSFNLPIISVHHMEAHALVARLIEKELQFPFLALLISGGHNLLVLAHDLGHYTQLGTTIDDAIGEAFDKTAKWLGLDMRKSGGPAVEQLAQEGDAESVRFSIPMKQHKDCNFSYAGLKTQVKLAIASRNIDAKVPLSCASSLDRSSRADIAASFQRVAVLHLEERCERAVEWALKIEPSIKHLVVSGGVASNQYVRARLDQVVQKYSLQLVCPPPNLCTDNGVMIAWTGIENFRVGRYDPPPPANDPDDFMYDLRPRWPLGEEYAEGRSEARSLRRARVHPSLTSLVQASLQQQ from the exons ATGGTGTCTTCATTGTTAGCACTTCCTTCAACATTTTCCCGCCTAAATTTAGtacaaaaatcatcaatattTATTCCCTTCACATTTAAAGCCCTCAGTTTACTGAAATTCCATAAGCAACCGCGATTAAGACCCTTCAATTATCCTCtccttcattttccttcttcaCTCAATTCGCCGGAAGCTCATTTTTCCACTTCAAGAAGACCCGTTTCGTCCAAATCCTTCGATGACGATTTGGTCGTTCTCGGCATCGAAACGAGTTGCGATGACACAGCAGCCGCTATC GTGAGAGGCAATGGCGAAATTCTGAGTCAAGTTGTGTCTTCTCAG GCAGATTTGCTAGCTCGATATGGAGGTGTTGCTCCTAAAATGGCTGAAGAAGCACATTCACAAGTCATTGATCAG GTTGTGCAAGATGCACTTGATAAAGCTAGCTTGACTGAAAGGGAACTATCTGCTGTTGCTGTTACTATTGGACCTGGTTTAAGTCTTTGCCTTCGAG TTGGTGTGCAGAAAGCTAGGAGAGTTGCTGGCAGCTTCAATCTACCAATCATCAGTGTTCATCACATGGAGGCTCATGCTCTAGTGGCCAG GCTGATAGAAAAGGAGCTGCAATTTCCTTTCCTGGCTCTGCTTATATCAG GTGGGCACAATCTATTAGTTCTTGCTCATGATCTTGGTCATTACACTCAACTTGGGACCACGATAGATGATGCAATTGGTGAGGCTTTTGACAAGACTGCAAAATGGCTTGGCCTTGATATGAGGAAGAGTGGTGGGCCAGCTGTTGAGCAACTTGCTCAGGAGGGTGATGCAGAATCAGTTAGATTCTCA attccAATGAAACAGCATAAAGATTGCAATTTCTCATATGCCGGTCTAAAGACCCAAGTGAAACTAGCAATTGCATCCAGAAATAT TGATGCCAAGGTTCCCCTTTCTTGTGCAAGTAGCCTAGACAGAAGTTCCCGAGCTGATATTGCTGCCTCTTTTCAG CGAGTTGCTGTGTTGCATCTAGAAGAAAGGTGTGAACGAGCAGTTGAATGGGCATTGAAGATTGAACCTTCCATAAAGCATCTG GTAGTATCTGGAGGTGTGGCATCAaatcaatacgttagggctcgattggATCAGGTTGTTCAGAAGTACAGTCTGCAGCTTGTCTGTCCGCCCCCCAACCTTTGCACTGACAATG GCGTGATGATTGCTTGGACTGGCATTGAGAACTTTCGTGTTGGAAGATATGATCCTCCACCACCTGCCAATGATCCAGACGATTTCATG TATGATTTGCGGCCAAGGTGGCCATTAGGGGAGGAATATGCCGAAGGCAGGAGTGAGGCTCGCTCATTAAGAAGGGCTCGGGTTCATCCATCGCTTACATCTCTTGTACAAGCCTCACTGCAACAACAATGA